One region of Deltaproteobacteria bacterium genomic DNA includes:
- a CDS encoding ZIP family metal transporter — MDLILIGSLASLLAGLATGVGALLVFFVRQVSDRFLDAALGFAAGVMLAATSFSLIVPAIAIGGIWKTVVGIVAGTLFIMVTERFTPHMHFVTGVKGPSTRLDKLWLFILAITIHNFPEGMAVGVGFAGGDIKAGTTLAIGIGLQNMPEGLAVAFPLLREKNTRTRAFLIALLTGLVEPVGGLLAICVVSLGKFLLPYGLAFAAGAMLFVISEEIIPETHSRGNDRQATIGVIMGFIIMMVLDNLFQ; from the coding sequence ATGGACCTGATTCTGATAGGAAGCTTGGCAAGTCTTTTGGCGGGGTTGGCTACGGGCGTCGGAGCCTTATTGGTTTTCTTTGTCCGCCAGGTTTCGGATCGATTCCTTGATGCCGCACTGGGCTTTGCGGCCGGAGTTATGCTGGCTGCCACCTCATTCAGCCTGATCGTTCCTGCTATTGCCATCGGCGGAATTTGGAAGACTGTGGTCGGCATTGTTGCCGGAACATTATTCATTATGGTCACCGAAAGATTTACGCCCCACATGCATTTTGTCACCGGAGTTAAGGGCCCTTCTACCCGTCTTGATAAATTATGGCTGTTTATTCTGGCCATAACTATTCATAACTTTCCGGAAGGAATGGCGGTGGGCGTCGGTTTTGCCGGCGGTGACATTAAAGCCGGAACAACCTTGGCCATTGGCATTGGCCTCCAAAATATGCCGGAAGGATTAGCAGTAGCCTTCCCCCTCTTGAGAGAGAAAAATACCCGAACCAGGGCCTTTTTAATCGCTTTATTGACCGGACTGGTCGAACCGGTGGGAGGATTGTTAGCTATTTGCGTAGTTTCCCTGGGAAAGTTCCTGCTCCCTTATGGGCTAGCCTTTGCGGCTGGGGCTATGCTCTTTGTGATCAGTGAAGAGATAATCCCGGAAACCCATTCGCGCGGCAATGACCGGCAAGCTACGATCGGGGTGATCATGGGCTTCATTATCATGATGGTTTTAGATAATCTTTTTCAATAG
- a CDS encoding alanine--glyoxylate aminotransferase family protein — protein sequence MKKRYLMAPGPTPISPHTLLAMATPIIHHRAPEFAEVLAEIRQGLKYLYQTKNEVLIFAASGTGAMEGAITNTLSPGETALVIRGGKFGERWGEICEAYGVKTENLDVEWGRAVTPEAVAERLQLNPEIKAVCVQAHETSTGVKHPVKELGELIKDRSGVILIVDAISAMGVYPLPMDEWHLDVVVTGSQKALMLPPGLAFAGLSDKAWEFVNSSRCPKFYFNFAKEKKSLEKNQGAYTSAVSLMIGLKDVLAYIRQETLEKIFASHRLLSRATKAAVAALGLELFSKDNPSEALTAIQAPAGIDGQLVVKLLREKYGLTIAGGQAQAKGKIFRIAHMGYIDSFDVIMAIAALEVVLNELGYKVELGTGVRAAEQILFGEA from the coding sequence ATGAAAAAGCGTTATCTTATGGCACCGGGGCCGACACCGATCTCGCCCCACACCTTGCTGGCTATGGCCACCCCTATCATTCATCACCGTGCTCCTGAATTTGCAGAAGTGCTGGCCGAGATCCGGCAGGGTCTCAAGTATCTTTATCAGACCAAAAACGAAGTCCTGATTTTCGCGGCCTCTGGTACCGGGGCTATGGAAGGGGCGATCACCAACACCCTGTCGCCGGGAGAAACTGCCCTGGTTATTCGGGGCGGTAAGTTCGGTGAGCGTTGGGGCGAAATCTGCGAGGCCTATGGCGTTAAAACCGAGAACCTGGATGTTGAATGGGGTCGGGCCGTGACCCCCGAGGCGGTGGCCGAGCGACTGCAACTCAATCCAGAGATCAAGGCGGTCTGCGTCCAGGCCCATGAGACTTCTACCGGGGTTAAACACCCGGTTAAGGAACTGGGCGAGCTTATCAAGGATCGCTCCGGGGTTATTTTGATTGTAGATGCCATTTCCGCTATGGGAGTGTATCCTTTGCCGATGGATGAATGGCATCTGGACGTGGTGGTAACCGGCTCTCAGAAGGCGCTGATGCTGCCCCCGGGGCTGGCCTTTGCTGGTCTCAGCGATAAGGCCTGGGAATTTGTTAACTCCTCCCGCTGTCCGAAATTTTATTTCAACTTTGCCAAGGAAAAGAAATCTCTGGAGAAAAACCAGGGGGCCTACACCTCGGCAGTTTCTCTGATGATCGGGCTGAAGGATGTTTTGGCTTATATCCGGCAAGAGACCCTGGAGAAGATTTTTGCCAGCCACCGTTTACTTTCGCGGGCTACCAAGGCGGCGGTAGCGGCGCTGGGACTGGAGCTATTTTCTAAGGATAACCCCTCAGAGGCCCTGACCGCGATCCAGGCGCCGGCGGGCATCGACGGGCAGCTAGTAGTCAAATTACTCCGAGAGAAATATGGTCTGACCATCGCCGGCGGACAGGCCCAGGCCAAAGGCAAGATCTTCCGCATTGCCCATATGGGCTATATTGATTCCTTCGATGTGATTATGGCGATTGCGGCTTTGGAAGTGGTCTTGAATGAATTGGGTTACAAAGTAGAACTGGGGACCGGGGTCCGAGCGGCAGAACAGATCTTGTTTGGGGAGGCCTAA